The following proteins are co-located in the Fluviicola sp. genome:
- a CDS encoding YceI family protein, with protein MKKLVYPALAICLFAGSAFVTMTASKDYVFKEGFTIAFKSKDPSGEFKKAKGTIKFDENDLANSKFDLTIDVNSINTGNSMQNKKAQTSEWFEADKYPTIKFVSSKVERAGDGYSITGKLTMKGITKEKKIPAAVSKSGNDLTFSGKFTVNRIDYGVGHKSDAVPDIMNISYSIPVTEK; from the coding sequence ATGAAAAAATTAGTGTATCCAGCTTTAGCAATCTGCTTATTCGCAGGTTCGGCATTTGTAACCATGACAGCATCGAAAGATTACGTCTTCAAAGAAGGTTTTACGATTGCTTTTAAGAGTAAAGATCCATCCGGTGAATTCAAAAAAGCCAAAGGAACGATCAAATTTGACGAGAATGACTTGGCGAATTCCAAATTCGATCTGACCATCGATGTGAATTCCATCAATACCGGAAACTCGATGCAGAACAAAAAGGCTCAAACTTCCGAGTGGTTCGAAGCCGACAAGTATCCGACCATCAAATTTGTTTCTTCCAAAGTGGAAAGAGCCGGAGACGGGTATTCCATTACCGGAAAACTAACAATGAAAGGTATTACCAAGGAGAAAAAGATTCCTGCTGCGGTTTCCAAATCCGGGAATGATTTGACATTTAGCGGGAAATTTACCGTTAACCGCATTGATTACGGTGTAGGGCACAAAAGCGATGCCGTTCCGGACATCATGAATATTTCCTACTCCATTCCGGTAACTGAAAAGTAA
- a CDS encoding DUF5777 family beta-barrel protein: MIQRLLFIGAACCFSHFSIAQETDSTEAVETETSVDDNLVEQTFQSTRIVSGHSVECLRKGVLEFRVEHRFGDLAGSNGGVQNWFGFDNSSDIRLGFEYGITNNLMIGVGRSKGTGTPYRSLLDGFGKYRILQQKKKGMPISLAVTGSMFYTYMKALPDIYAVAHFPKQEYRFSYSAQLNIARKFGNLVSLAVMPTMVHRNYVAADDQNTLFALGGAMRWSITQRLGIMVEYYQVFQDKGMRKQNFNSLGFAVEWLTFGHNFTIYLTNARGFGETQFITNTYDNWLKGQFRIGFCIGRKFEFGQ, from the coding sequence ATGATTCAAAGGCTATTATTTATTGGGGCAGCATGCTGTTTTTCACATTTTTCTATTGCACAGGAAACCGACTCGACGGAAGCGGTAGAAACCGAAACTTCAGTCGATGACAACCTCGTAGAACAAACATTTCAGTCGACACGCATTGTAAGCGGTCATTCCGTGGAATGCTTGCGAAAAGGAGTCCTGGAATTTCGTGTGGAACACCGTTTCGGGGATCTGGCAGGTTCAAACGGCGGTGTGCAAAACTGGTTCGGATTTGATAATTCGAGTGATATCCGCCTGGGATTCGAATACGGAATTACCAATAATTTGATGATTGGTGTAGGACGAAGCAAAGGAACAGGAACACCTTACCGCTCATTGCTCGACGGATTCGGAAAATACCGCATTTTGCAGCAAAAGAAAAAAGGAATGCCGATCTCTCTGGCAGTAACAGGAAGCATGTTCTACACATATATGAAGGCACTTCCGGATATTTATGCGGTTGCTCATTTCCCGAAACAGGAATACCGTTTTTCCTACTCCGCTCAATTGAACATTGCCCGCAAGTTTGGTAATTTGGTAAGTTTGGCCGTTATGCCAACAATGGTTCACCGGAATTATGTAGCGGCAGATGATCAGAATACGCTGTTCGCATTGGGTGGGGCCATGCGCTGGTCCATCACACAACGTCTGGGAATCATGGTCGAATACTACCAGGTTTTCCAGGATAAAGGTATGCGTAAACAAAACTTCAACAGCCTCGGTTTCGCTGTAGAATGGCTGACTTTCGGGCACAATTTCACCATTTACCTTACAAACGCAAGAGGATTCGGAGAAACTCAATTTATTACCAATACTTACGACAATTGGCTGAAAGGTCAATTTAGGATTGGTTTTTGCATCGGAAGAAAGTTCGAGTTCGGACAGTAA